The proteins below are encoded in one region of Segatella copri:
- the rimM gene encoding ribosome maturation factor RimM (Essential for efficient processing of 16S rRNA) yields the protein MIRRDEVYKIGKLGKPHGVKGEITFAITDDVFDRVDAEYLVLDIDGILVPFYLEEYRFKNDENVLVKFEDIDTQEQARNYTGCEVFFPRHLSDSDEENMSWAEIIGFHLVDAVSGKVVGTIEHVDDSTLNLLFEVTTDAGDEILIPASNDLIEEVSAEKKEIRMAIPEGLLDL from the coding sequence ATGATTAGACGCGATGAAGTATATAAGATAGGCAAGTTGGGAAAACCTCATGGCGTGAAGGGCGAGATAACTTTCGCCATAACAGATGATGTTTTCGACCGTGTAGATGCCGAGTACCTGGTACTCGACATCGATGGCATCCTCGTGCCTTTCTATTTAGAGGAATATCGTTTTAAGAACGATGAGAATGTGCTCGTGAAGTTTGAGGATATAGATACCCAGGAGCAGGCACGCAACTATACCGGTTGCGAGGTTTTCTTCCCACGTCATCTCTCTGACAGTGATGAAGAGAACATGAGCTGGGCAGAAATCATCGGTTTCCATCTGGTAGATGCTGTAAGCGGCAAGGTGGTAGGTACCATAGAACATGTAGACGATTCTACCCTCAACCTTCTTTTCGAGGTAACAACCGATGCAGGTGATGAAATCCTCATCCCTGCCAGCAACGACCTCATCGAAGAGGTGAGCGCTGAAAAGAAAGAAATCAGAATGGCGATTCCGGAAGGATTGCTCGACTTATAA
- a CDS encoding 1-deoxy-D-xylulose-5-phosphate reductoisomerase — translation MKKQQICILGSTGSIGTQALDVIEQHSDLYEVYCLTANNRVQELAEQARKFHPAAVVIANEARYEELKDMLSDEPDIKVYAGAQALCDIVQAEPIDMVLASMVGFSGLEPTIHAIKARKKICLANKETLVVAGELICNLAQEYHVPILPVDSEHSAIFQSLVGEGDNEVEKILLTCSGGPFRNYTHEQLEKVTAADALKHPTWDMGAKITIDSASLMNKGFEVTEAKWLFGVPADKIEVLIHPQSVVHSAVQFVDGAVKAQLGVPDMRLPIQYAFSFPQRLHLNGDRLDLFKTQDLQFFKPDYQKFKCLQLAFDAIRKGGNMSCIVNAANEIVNAGFRKGECGFLQMADIIEETMAKATFDSNPDLDVYLQTDAEARRIATELMHK, via the coding sequence ATGAAGAAACAACAGATATGTATTCTCGGTTCTACGGGAAGTATCGGTACACAGGCGCTTGATGTCATCGAGCAGCACAGTGACCTTTACGAGGTGTATTGCCTCACCGCCAACAACCGAGTGCAGGAACTTGCCGAGCAGGCTCGCAAGTTCCATCCGGCTGCTGTGGTCATAGCCAATGAGGCTCGCTACGAGGAGCTGAAGGATATGCTCAGTGATGAGCCTGATATCAAGGTTTATGCCGGTGCTCAGGCGCTTTGCGATATCGTACAGGCTGAGCCTATCGATATGGTGCTGGCTTCCATGGTAGGCTTCTCGGGCCTGGAACCAACCATCCATGCCATCAAGGCGCGTAAGAAGATATGTCTTGCCAACAAGGAAACGCTGGTGGTAGCGGGTGAGCTGATCTGCAATCTTGCACAGGAATATCACGTGCCTATCCTCCCTGTTGACAGCGAGCATAGTGCCATCTTCCAGAGTCTGGTGGGTGAGGGCGACAACGAGGTGGAGAAGATTCTTCTGACCTGTTCGGGTGGTCCTTTCCGCAATTATACCCACGAGCAGTTGGAGAAGGTGACTGCTGCCGATGCCCTCAAGCATCCTACCTGGGATATGGGCGCTAAGATAACTATCGATTCGGCTTCGCTCATGAACAAGGGCTTCGAGGTGACAGAAGCTAAATGGCTCTTCGGGGTTCCGGCTGACAAGATTGAGGTGCTTATCCATCCGCAGAGCGTTGTGCATAGTGCCGTTCAGTTTGTAGATGGTGCTGTCAAGGCTCAGTTGGGTGTGCCAGATATGCGTCTGCCTATCCAGTATGCCTTCTCTTTCCCTCAGCGTCTGCATCTGAATGGCGATCGTCTCGACCTCTTCAAGACGCAGGATCTGCAGTTCTTCAAGCCTGATTATCAGAAGTTCAAGTGTCTGCAACTGGCTTTCGATGCCATCAGAAAGGGTGGTAATATGTCATGTATTGTGAATGCTGCCAACGAGATAGTGAATGCCGGCTTCCGCAAAGGTGAGTGTGGCTTCCTTCAGATGGCTGATATCATCGAAGAGACGATGGCGAAGGCTACTTTTGACAGTAATCCCGACCTCGATGTCTATCTGCAGACCGATGCTGAGGCTCGCCGCATAGCTACAGAGCTGATGCACAAGTAA